A window from Streptomyces sp. NBC_00271 encodes these proteins:
- a CDS encoding transposase, protein MPGVGTINLAQLLAEVGPILDRVESAEQAAAECGAAPVTKASGKAHGVYFRWAANTRARKAVTAFAHNSRMQSPWAAALYANARARGKRNPHATRIVARAWLRVIWACWHNATPYDPDNHPATQRLKAS, encoded by the coding sequence TTGCCTGGCGTGGGCACCATCAACCTCGCGCAGCTGCTTGCCGAGGTCGGCCCGATCCTCGACCGCGTCGAGTCCGCCGAACAGGCCGCCGCCGAGTGCGGAGCCGCACCGGTGACCAAGGCATCCGGGAAGGCACATGGCGTCTACTTCCGATGGGCCGCCAACACACGTGCCCGCAAGGCCGTCACCGCCTTCGCTCACAACTCCCGCATGCAATCACCCTGGGCCGCCGCCCTCTACGCAAACGCCCGCGCACGCGGGAAACGCAACCCGCACGCCACCCGCATCGTCGCCCGCGCGTGGCTCCGCGTCATATGGGCCTGCTGGCACAACGCCACCCCCTACGACCCTGACAACCACCCCGCCACCCAACGCCTCAAAGCCAGCTGA
- a CDS encoding trypsin-like serine peptidase, translating to MVGTFFFDGKPLGGPKTYCAGSVVHTAAKDIVLTAGHCGRGLERATHRIFVPQYRIGRSAVEQPSGVYPVSRLYIDPRYEANTKKPTSDLDLAFAQVDPNTRGKVEDVTGALTFTPTSSYHHEVTVIGYPDDVSVNPDHVPVRCPGSTSQLPGFRQMRMTCTGFYGGVSGGPWIEDYNSTNGTGKVIGNTGGYHGGGNDANDDWVTYSPIYGKDAQDLFADAAAHRKVDDNKPPYQPSGDPWLPGAATTWQHANLMASGDFRQTGHSDMIVVWSDGEVTLYPGNGHGGNDVGSKGLNWAGTQMIKPNDLWKNATQIAAGRFAASKYVTDLIVRWVDGELTLYTNVSAGTFGQEHQLKPKNDTWRDATLLTAGEFSGNQKWDLMVRWTDCELDNYVGTTTSGLGGEHRILDPNGLWKHDAAMTTGDFTGNGRTDDLVIRWSDGETTMYADTLANQLGTEHMLVAPTS from the coding sequence ATGGTGGGCACGTTCTTCTTCGACGGCAAGCCGCTCGGCGGCCCGAAGACGTACTGCGCCGGCAGCGTCGTACACACGGCCGCCAAGGACATCGTCCTGACCGCCGGACACTGCGGCCGTGGCTTGGAGAGGGCCACCCACCGCATCTTCGTTCCGCAGTACCGCATCGGCAGGTCCGCCGTCGAGCAGCCGTCCGGCGTCTACCCGGTGTCCCGCCTGTACATAGACCCTCGCTACGAGGCGAACACCAAGAAGCCGACCTCCGACTTGGACCTGGCCTTCGCGCAGGTCGACCCCAACACGCGGGGCAAGGTGGAGGACGTCACGGGGGCTTTGACCTTCACCCCGACCAGCAGCTACCACCACGAGGTCACCGTCATCGGCTATCCCGACGACGTCAGTGTCAACCCCGACCACGTGCCGGTCCGCTGCCCCGGCAGCACCTCCCAGCTGCCAGGCTTCCGACAGATGCGCATGACCTGCACCGGCTTCTACGGTGGTGTTTCCGGCGGCCCGTGGATCGAGGACTACAACAGCACCAACGGCACCGGCAAGGTCATCGGCAACACCGGCGGATATCACGGCGGCGGCAACGACGCCAACGACGACTGGGTGACCTACTCGCCGATCTACGGCAAGGACGCCCAGGACCTGTTCGCCGACGCCGCCGCGCATCGGAAAGTGGATGACAACAAGCCGCCGTACCAGCCGTCCGGAGACCCCTGGCTGCCCGGCGCGGCAACCACCTGGCAGCACGCCAACCTGATGGCCTCGGGCGACTTCCGCCAGACCGGCCACAGCGACATGATCGTGGTCTGGTCCGACGGTGAGGTCACGCTCTACCCCGGCAACGGACACGGCGGCAACGACGTCGGCTCCAAAGGACTGAACTGGGCCGGCACCCAGATGATCAAACCCAACGACCTCTGGAAGAACGCGACGCAGATCGCCGCGGGCCGCTTCGCCGCGTCGAAGTACGTCACCGACCTCATCGTGCGCTGGGTCGACGGTGAGCTGACCCTCTACACGAACGTCAGCGCCGGCACCTTCGGCCAGGAGCACCAGCTGAAGCCGAAGAACGACACCTGGCGGGACGCCACGCTCCTGACGGCCGGTGAGTTCTCCGGCAACCAGAAATGGGACCTCATGGTGCGCTGGACCGACTGCGAGCTCGACAACTACGTCGGTACGACGACCTCGGGCCTCGGCGGCGAGCATCGCATCCTGGACCCCAACGGGCTCTGGAAGCACGACGCGGCCATGACGACCGGCGACTTCACCGGCAACGGCCGTACCGACGACCTCGTCATCCGCTGGTCCGACGGCGAGACCACCATGTACGCCGATACCCTCGCCAACCAGCTGGGAACCGAACACATGCTCGTCGCCCCGACCTCCTGA
- a CDS encoding NAD(P)-dependent alcohol dehydrogenase, with amino-acid sequence MKAIAQDRYGSPDVLELREVDKPVVADDKVLVRVHAAAVNARDWHLMRGDPYLARLVLGLSGPKTKIRGTDFAGRVEAVGRNVKRFRPGDEVFGEVEGAFAEYVCAQDNMVEPKPAGLSFEQAAAVPLAGNTALMGLRDLGRVQPGQRVLVNGASGGVGTFAVQMAKAFGAEVTGVCSTRNMELIRSMGADHLIDYTQEDFTRNGRRYDVVFDLVGNHSLTECRRALTPTGRLVLSGGGVSEGGSLIGPMGLILKGQVMSRFVHHQLLILTATPSKENLAALRELAESGKLTPVIDRTYPLSEVPEAIRYLEVEHARSKVVITV; translated from the coding sequence ATGAAGGCGATCGCCCAGGACCGGTACGGCTCACCTGACGTCTTGGAACTCAGGGAGGTCGACAAGCCGGTCGTCGCCGACGACAAGGTACTGGTTCGAGTCCACGCGGCCGCTGTCAACGCCCGCGACTGGCACCTCATGCGGGGCGACCCGTACCTGGCGCGCCTGGTGCTCGGGTTGAGCGGCCCAAAAACGAAGATCCGGGGCACGGACTTCGCGGGTCGGGTGGAAGCGGTGGGCAGGAACGTGAAGCGGTTCCGTCCCGGTGACGAGGTATTCGGCGAAGTCGAGGGGGCATTTGCCGAGTACGTGTGTGCCCAGGACAACATGGTGGAGCCGAAACCAGCCGGCCTGTCGTTCGAGCAGGCGGCCGCGGTGCCGCTGGCGGGGAACACCGCACTGATGGGCCTGCGCGACCTGGGACGGGTACAGCCGGGACAGCGGGTACTGGTCAATGGTGCGTCAGGTGGTGTGGGCACCTTCGCCGTACAGATGGCCAAGGCGTTCGGCGCGGAAGTGACCGGCGTGTGCAGTACGAGAAACATGGAACTGATCCGGTCGATGGGCGCGGATCACCTCATCGACTACACCCAGGAAGACTTCACCCGGAACGGACGGCGGTACGACGTCGTGTTCGACCTGGTGGGGAACCATTCGTTGACCGAGTGCCGACGCGCGCTGACACCCACGGGAAGGCTCGTTCTCTCCGGTGGGGGCGTATCCGAAGGCGGGAGTCTTATCGGGCCGATGGGTCTCATCCTCAAGGGGCAAGTGATGTCACGCTTTGTCCACCATCAGCTGCTCATCCTCACGGCGACGCCGAGCAAGGAGAACTTGGCAGCGCTGAGAGAACTCGCCGAGTCTGGGAAACTCACCCCAGTCATCGACCGGACCTACCCGTTGAGTGAAGTACCCGAGGCCATTCGGTACCTCGAAGTGGAGCACGCGCGCTCGAAGGTCGTCATCACCGTGTGA
- a CDS encoding alpha/beta hydrolase — MRTDVTFTSAGLKLAGHLYTPDDGVVGPRPAIVVSHPGSGVKEQAAGLYALRLAEQGFVALAFDAAYQGESEGEPRGLEDPAHRVEDIKAAVSFLTTRDDVAADRIGALGICASGGYVLSATVSDHRIKVVGTVSAVDIARQFHDGADGAQDPAVFQGMLAAAAAARTAEARGEGVQTFPLFPDTAEQARALGGRHAVEGCEYYCSDRAQHPRSAKSFTWSSVDRMAFFDAFRFVHLIAPRPLLMIVGREAVTSWMSVEAFRNARAPKELHWIDGASHVDLYDKEPYVGPAVEKLTDFFRAQLADTE; from the coding sequence GTGAGGACCGACGTCACCTTTACCAGTGCCGGCCTGAAGCTCGCCGGTCACCTGTACACGCCGGACGACGGGGTCGTCGGCCCGCGCCCGGCGATCGTCGTCAGCCACCCCGGCAGCGGTGTGAAGGAGCAGGCCGCCGGCCTGTACGCGCTTCGCCTGGCCGAGCAAGGCTTCGTCGCCCTCGCGTTCGACGCCGCCTACCAGGGTGAGAGCGAGGGCGAGCCGCGCGGCCTGGAGGACCCGGCCCACCGGGTCGAGGACATCAAGGCCGCGGTCTCGTTCCTCACTACTCGTGACGATGTCGCCGCTGACCGCATCGGGGCGCTGGGCATCTGCGCCTCCGGCGGCTACGTCCTCAGCGCGACGGTGTCCGACCACCGGATCAAGGTCGTCGGTACCGTCAGCGCCGTGGACATCGCCCGCCAGTTCCATGACGGCGCCGACGGCGCCCAGGACCCGGCCGTCTTCCAGGGCATGCTCGCCGCGGCCGCGGCCGCACGCACTGCCGAGGCCCGCGGTGAGGGAGTCCAGACCTTCCCACTCTTCCCCGACACGGCCGAGCAGGCCCGCGCGCTGGGGGGCCGGCACGCCGTGGAGGGCTGCGAGTACTACTGCTCCGACCGCGCTCAGCACCCGCGCTCGGCGAAGTCCTTCACCTGGTCCAGCGTCGACCGCATGGCCTTCTTCGACGCCTTCCGCTTCGTCCACCTGATCGCGCCGCGCCCGCTCCTCATGATCGTCGGACGCGAGGCGGTGACCTCCTGGATGAGCGTGGAAGCGTTCCGGAACGCCCGCGCCCCGAAGGAGCTCCACTGGATCGACGGCGCCAGCCACGTCGACCTCTACGACAAGGAGCCGTACGTCGGGCCCGCGGTCGAGAAGCTGACCGACTTCTTCCGGGCCCAGCTGGCCGACACCGAGTAG
- a CDS encoding helix-turn-helix transcriptional regulator: protein MELQDSAAGGNELGNFLRSRRAALDPHQVGLPDDGRPRRVPGLRREELAQLGHVSIDYIVRLEQGRTRRVSRPVLDALADALQLAPDERAYLFTVADVTPSAPTPRPGRQQVDPQLQQLLSTMHDIPAMILNRRMDVLAWNRGTAALLTDFGALAPAERNLIRLTFLDDAYRALYADWPRAARECVAVLRMEAGRHPKDQALAALIGELSLHDPDFRTWWADHRVRGPRQLAKTYLHPVAGSITLDVQQFSVDTQPDQQLVAYTAPPDSPSQEALRFLLQWADRPDQANDGPATQDNHRGK from the coding sequence ATGGAACTCCAGGACAGTGCTGCCGGCGGCAACGAGCTGGGCAATTTCCTGCGCTCCCGCCGCGCCGCCCTCGATCCGCACCAGGTCGGCCTTCCCGACGACGGCCGTCCACGCCGAGTACCGGGCCTGCGCCGCGAGGAGCTCGCCCAGCTCGGACACGTGAGCATCGACTACATCGTCCGCCTGGAGCAGGGGCGCACCCGCAGGGTCTCGCGCCCGGTCCTCGACGCCCTCGCCGACGCGCTGCAACTCGCTCCGGACGAACGCGCCTACCTCTTCACCGTCGCCGACGTCACCCCCAGCGCTCCCACGCCGAGACCGGGCAGGCAGCAGGTCGACCCGCAGCTGCAACAGCTGCTCTCGACCATGCACGACATCCCCGCCATGATTCTCAACCGGCGCATGGACGTCCTGGCCTGGAACCGGGGCACGGCCGCCCTGCTCACCGACTTCGGCGCACTCGCCCCGGCCGAACGCAACCTGATCCGGCTGACCTTCCTCGACGACGCCTATCGCGCGCTGTACGCGGACTGGCCGCGAGCCGCGCGCGAGTGCGTGGCTGTTCTGCGCATGGAAGCCGGCCGCCACCCCAAAGACCAGGCCCTCGCCGCGCTGATCGGCGAGCTGAGCCTGCACGATCCGGACTTCCGCACCTGGTGGGCCGACCACCGGGTCCGCGGGCCGCGCCAGCTCGCCAAGACCTACCTCCACCCCGTCGCGGGCAGCATCACCCTGGACGTTCAGCAGTTCTCCGTCGACACGCAACCTGACCAGCAACTGGTCGCGTACACCGCCCCACCCGACTCTCCCTCCCAGGAAGCACTGCGTTTCCTCCTCCAGTGGGCGGACCGTCCCGACCAGGCGAACGACGGTCCAGCCACGCAAGACAATCACCGCGGGAAGTGA
- a CDS encoding DUF2269 family protein produces MAKILLSIHVLAAILLIGPVTIAASLFPRYARQALADGPEQQSAEGSVRLLHRICRVYAVAGISVPAFGIGTAEVMGVMGSAWLIASMALTVVAAVLLGVAVLGTQDNVVTQLDNPEQTSTAAEALIARLPRLSMITGLFALSWLIVVVLMIVRPGSTTGA; encoded by the coding sequence ATGGCCAAAATCCTGCTCAGCATCCACGTACTGGCGGCGATCCTGCTCATCGGACCGGTCACCATTGCGGCGAGCTTGTTCCCGCGTTATGCGCGCCAGGCACTGGCCGACGGACCCGAGCAGCAGTCGGCCGAGGGATCGGTCCGGCTGCTGCACCGGATCTGCCGGGTCTACGCCGTGGCCGGCATCTCCGTCCCGGCCTTCGGTATCGGCACCGCCGAGGTGATGGGCGTGATGGGCAGCGCCTGGCTCATCGCCTCCATGGCTCTGACAGTGGTGGCCGCCGTCCTGCTGGGCGTCGCGGTGCTCGGCACCCAGGACAACGTGGTCACCCAGCTCGACAATCCCGAACAGACGTCGACCGCCGCGGAGGCCCTGATCGCCCGGCTGCCCCGCCTGTCGATGATCACCGGCCTGTTCGCCCTCAGCTGGCTGATCGTGGTGGTCCTGATGATCGTCCGCCCCGGCTCGACGACAGGCGCATAA
- a CDS encoding MFS transporter, which translates to MTASVPAQASRATAPGSGRARWLGLLVVCLGVMMAFVDVTSTISALGDIQSDLHVTASTLVWITSAYSLAVVSFVMSAGTFGDLVGRRRVFSLGAAVFLVGSVVAVFADSAGMLITAQAIAGLGGAAVLPTSLAIVSATFTDPHERTSAIGIWAACSGVGLAIGPILAGALLERFSWHAVYIANIVIAGAALLLAPVFVAESRHPTRKPDLAGLVLGTVMTASATYAIIQGGSTGYTKAPIITMYVVFAVSLFMFVRVELRNPDPMLDLRLFRNASFSAVMGVAAVSVFGLVGVALLSVLYMERVGQTSPLDVGVRLLPLFGTFLLVTVVAARVLVHRVGLTPLITAGLVLIGAGSLALLATDASGRYGAMWPGLLVAGVGAGLLTAPSTAAAVNSVPPQQDGMAAAAVNMARQLGTVLGPSVLGTIVTSRFPRNLHDRLVEAGVPSPQADRIVEGASHGGGATDLPASLARVVGTAVPRAFTDAVHLGNVIGGVVLIVMAVPAALFVRHKVHSPRASAEA; encoded by the coding sequence ATGACGGCGTCCGTTCCGGCTCAGGCTTCCCGCGCCACGGCCCCCGGCAGCGGGCGGGCCCGCTGGCTCGGCCTTCTGGTGGTCTGCCTCGGGGTCATGATGGCCTTCGTCGACGTCACCTCCACCATCTCGGCCCTGGGCGACATACAAAGCGACCTGCACGTCACCGCGAGCACGCTGGTATGGATCACCAGCGCGTACAGCCTTGCTGTCGTGAGCTTCGTGATGTCCGCCGGGACCTTCGGCGACCTCGTGGGGCGTCGACGCGTGTTCAGCCTGGGTGCCGCCGTCTTCCTGGTCGGCAGCGTAGTCGCCGTCTTCGCCGACAGCGCCGGCATGCTCATCACCGCACAGGCGATCGCGGGCCTCGGCGGGGCAGCCGTGTTGCCGACGAGCCTGGCGATCGTCAGTGCCACTTTCACAGACCCGCACGAGCGCACCTCCGCCATCGGTATCTGGGCCGCGTGCTCCGGCGTGGGCCTGGCCATCGGCCCGATCCTCGCCGGAGCCCTGCTCGAACGCTTCTCCTGGCACGCCGTCTACATCGCCAACATCGTGATCGCCGGCGCGGCCCTCCTCCTGGCCCCGGTCTTCGTGGCCGAGTCCAGACACCCCACGCGCAAGCCCGATCTTGCGGGACTTGTCCTGGGCACAGTGATGACGGCCTCGGCCACCTACGCGATCATTCAGGGTGGCTCCACCGGATACACCAAGGCGCCGATCATCACCATGTATGTGGTCTTCGCTGTATCCCTGTTCATGTTCGTGCGGGTGGAACTCCGAAACCCCGACCCCATGTTGGACCTGAGGCTCTTTCGGAACGCTTCCTTCTCGGCCGTCATGGGCGTGGCTGCTGTCAGCGTTTTCGGACTGGTCGGTGTCGCCCTGCTCAGCGTGCTCTACATGGAACGTGTGGGACAGACCAGTCCGCTCGACGTCGGCGTGCGCCTGCTGCCGCTGTTCGGAACGTTCCTCCTGGTCACCGTGGTGGCGGCCCGGGTGCTGGTACACCGGGTCGGCCTCACACCCTTGATCACCGCGGGTCTGGTCCTCATCGGAGCCGGGTCTCTCGCGCTGCTCGCGACCGATGCCTCGGGAAGGTACGGGGCGATGTGGCCCGGACTGCTCGTGGCGGGCGTCGGCGCGGGCCTGTTGACGGCGCCTTCGACGGCTGCCGCGGTCAACAGTGTCCCGCCACAGCAGGATGGCATGGCGGCAGCAGCGGTGAACATGGCTCGTCAGCTGGGAACGGTGCTCGGCCCCAGTGTGCTCGGAACGATCGTCACCAGTCGCTTCCCCCGGAACCTGCATGACCGTCTCGTCGAGGCAGGCGTCCCCTCGCCGCAGGCGGACAGGATCGTGGAGGGGGCGTCACACGGCGGCGGCGCGACAGACCTCCCCGCATCCCTCGCTCGCGTGGTGGGAACCGCGGTACCGAGGGCGTTCACCGACGCCGTGCACTTGGGCAACGTCATCGGCGGAGTCGTACTGATCGTCATGGCCGTGCCTGCGGCGCTGTTCGTCCGTCACAAGGTTCACAGTCCCCGGGCATCCGCCGAAGCGTGA
- a CDS encoding MFS transporter, producing MSSQDQMASVKALKAQRGGGRTSNARPALILAVLAMASFLGQLDVWITNVGLPNIGQGLGSTSLSDLSWVLNGYAIVFAALLVPAGRLADRFGRKSGFLLGMGVFVAASLGAALAGDVWVLVFFRALQAVGAALLTPASLGLVLTSAPADKVERYVKIWFTAGSLSGVCGPIFGGLLVQISWRWLFLVNIPVGLLAIALAARLVANVKHEQDARVPDMLGGVLLIVMVGALALGVVKAPDWGWSDTRVITSLVVAVVGLLAFLLRSSRHQVPVVDLSLFRDRIFASANLAGMLQLASFASLLLSTILWLQTHWHYSAIRTGCASLPGPIGFALAATASETLQRRFRIPAGVIAAAGSVIASAGILLFSVLLHNDPNYASGVLPCWLLFGFGAGLALPTVVSSATVGLRPEQAATGSAIVTMSTQIGSVVGISILVAMLGTASGGASLETYRHAWLVTMALMAAAAVVSLGVSQKKLVAVR from the coding sequence ATGTCTTCGCAAGATCAGATGGCCTCGGTAAAAGCGCTGAAGGCGCAGAGGGGAGGTGGGCGCACGTCGAACGCACGGCCGGCTCTCATCCTCGCCGTACTGGCCATGGCGAGTTTCCTCGGCCAACTCGACGTATGGATCACCAACGTCGGTCTGCCGAACATCGGGCAGGGGTTGGGTTCGACCTCTTTGTCGGACCTGAGCTGGGTGCTCAATGGCTACGCGATCGTCTTCGCCGCCCTTCTCGTCCCTGCGGGGCGGCTCGCCGACCGCTTCGGACGCAAGAGCGGCTTCCTTCTCGGCATGGGTGTCTTCGTGGCGGCGAGCCTCGGGGCGGCCCTCGCCGGCGATGTATGGGTGCTGGTCTTCTTCCGTGCCCTTCAGGCGGTGGGCGCCGCCCTGTTGACCCCCGCCAGCCTCGGCCTGGTCCTGACGAGCGCCCCTGCCGACAAGGTGGAGCGGTACGTCAAGATCTGGTTCACCGCGGGCTCGCTGTCCGGGGTGTGCGGACCGATTTTCGGCGGGCTGCTGGTTCAGATCTCCTGGCGGTGGCTGTTCCTGGTGAACATTCCCGTCGGACTGCTCGCCATCGCGCTGGCCGCCCGGCTCGTAGCCAATGTCAAGCACGAACAAGACGCCCGCGTCCCCGACATGCTCGGCGGCGTCCTGCTGATCGTGATGGTCGGCGCCCTGGCTCTCGGCGTGGTGAAGGCGCCCGACTGGGGCTGGTCGGACACCCGGGTCATCACGTCCCTGGTCGTGGCAGTCGTCGGGTTGCTGGCGTTCCTGCTCCGCTCGTCCCGGCACCAGGTGCCGGTAGTTGACCTTTCTCTCTTCCGCGACCGGATCTTCGCCTCGGCGAACCTCGCCGGCATGCTGCAACTGGCCTCGTTCGCCAGCCTCCTGCTGTCGACGATCCTCTGGCTGCAGACCCACTGGCACTACTCCGCCATCAGAACCGGATGCGCCAGTCTTCCCGGCCCGATCGGCTTCGCGCTGGCTGCCACTGCCAGTGAAACCCTCCAGCGCCGGTTCCGGATCCCGGCCGGTGTCATCGCGGCGGCCGGCAGTGTGATCGCCTCTGCCGGCATCCTGCTCTTCTCTGTTCTGCTGCACAACGACCCGAACTACGCCTCCGGAGTCCTCCCGTGCTGGCTGCTCTTCGGGTTCGGCGCCGGCTTGGCGCTCCCGACCGTCGTCTCTTCCGCGACGGTCGGTCTGCGCCCGGAGCAGGCCGCTACCGGCAGCGCCATCGTGACCATGTCGACTCAGATCGGTTCGGTCGTCGGCATCAGCATCCTGGTCGCCATGCTCGGCACCGCCTCCGGAGGAGCCTCTCTGGAGACCTATCGGCACGCATGGTTGGTCACGATGGCCCTCATGGCTGCCGCGGCTGTGGTGTCGCTGGGCGTATCGCAGAAGAAGCTGGTGGCAGTCCGATGA
- a CDS encoding TetR/AcrR family transcriptional regulator, with protein sequence MGRPPGFDRTKVMQAVERQFRRTGYAGTSVDDIAKAGGLGRGSLYAAFGDKSKLYLQTLAAYCDRNETAWAAVLEGPDETALERLRAYLVKSARIVHDDPDRLGCMVTGFVVEGVDHDPQANERVRQALRRIEGSLTECVQAAQRRGDLEPEADASEISQLLMAVNRGMEVMAKAGLDAATLERVADQTFEGLPLTAQARSHQAPRPVVSDAS encoded by the coding sequence ATGGGACGCCCACCAGGTTTCGACAGGACCAAGGTCATGCAGGCCGTCGAGCGGCAGTTCCGCCGTACCGGATATGCCGGCACGAGCGTGGACGACATCGCCAAGGCAGGCGGGCTGGGCCGCGGCAGCCTGTACGCCGCCTTCGGCGACAAGAGCAAGCTGTACCTGCAGACGCTGGCGGCCTACTGCGACCGCAACGAAACCGCCTGGGCGGCCGTACTCGAAGGCCCCGACGAGACCGCACTGGAACGGCTGCGGGCCTATCTCGTGAAGTCGGCGCGGATCGTCCACGACGACCCCGACCGGCTCGGCTGCATGGTGACCGGCTTCGTCGTCGAGGGCGTCGACCACGATCCGCAGGCCAACGAACGAGTCCGACAGGCCCTCAGGAGAATCGAGGGCTCACTGACCGAGTGCGTTCAGGCTGCACAGCGCCGTGGCGACCTCGAACCCGAGGCGGACGCCTCCGAAATCAGCCAACTGCTCATGGCCGTCAACCGCGGCATGGAAGTGATGGCCAAGGCCGGGCTCGACGCAGCCACGCTGGAGCGCGTTGCCGATCAAACGTTCGAAGGACTCCCGCTCACGGCACAGGCCCGGTCCCATCAGGCGCCCCGCCCAGTCGTCTCAGACGCTTCCTGA
- a CDS encoding GlxA family transcriptional regulator — MTNRHHVAVLVLPGVLALEFGAATQIFSTDPHYELTVCAENGPGPVPGSGFAITVAAGLAALEDADTVIIPGYDDIDATPSAGFLTALRAAHARGARLVSICTGVFALAAAGLLDGRPATTHWRQAEQLRRRYPHVDVLPNQLYVDDGDILTSAGVTAGIDLCLHLIRTDLGAAAANTRARDLVAPPRRQGGQAQFIERFRPEADGDELAPLREWMLDNLAAPLTVDDLAEHAHMSRRTFIRRFREETGTTPMAWLTDARIDRARELLEASAVPVEQVGRLTGFGAPASLRAAFHRHLGSSPQEYRTLFRHKSEPAQT, encoded by the coding sequence ATGACGAACAGGCATCATGTCGCGGTGCTCGTGCTGCCGGGTGTGCTCGCCCTTGAGTTCGGCGCCGCGACGCAGATCTTCTCGACGGATCCGCACTACGAGCTGACCGTGTGCGCCGAAAACGGACCCGGACCCGTGCCCGGGTCCGGCTTCGCGATCACTGTCGCAGCCGGCCTCGCAGCGCTGGAGGACGCCGACACCGTGATCATCCCGGGTTACGACGACATCGACGCGACCCCGTCAGCCGGATTCCTGACGGCGCTGCGGGCGGCTCACGCCCGGGGCGCCAGGCTCGTCTCCATCTGTACCGGGGTCTTCGCCCTCGCCGCGGCCGGACTGCTCGACGGGCGCCCCGCCACCACGCACTGGCGGCAGGCCGAGCAACTGCGACGGCGCTACCCGCACGTCGATGTCCTGCCGAACCAGCTCTACGTAGACGACGGCGACATCCTCACGTCCGCCGGCGTGACGGCAGGGATCGATCTGTGCCTGCACCTGATCCGCACCGACCTGGGCGCGGCGGCGGCGAACACGCGCGCACGGGACCTCGTCGCGCCGCCACGGCGACAGGGAGGTCAGGCACAGTTCATCGAGCGGTTCCGCCCCGAAGCCGACGGAGACGAGCTCGCTCCCCTGCGGGAGTGGATGCTCGACAACCTCGCGGCCCCCCTCACTGTCGACGACCTCGCAGAACACGCCCATATGTCCCGGCGGACCTTCATTCGCCGCTTCCGCGAGGAGACCGGCACTACGCCGATGGCCTGGTTGACCGACGCGCGTATCGACCGAGCACGGGAACTGCTGGAGGCGAGCGCCGTGCCCGTCGAGCAGGTCGGCCGCCTCACCGGCTTCGGTGCTCCCGCTTCCCTGCGGGCCGCCTTCCACCGGCATCTCGGCTCCTCCCCCCAGGAGTACCGGACTCTGTTCCGCCACAAGTCGGAGCCGGCGCAGACCTGA
- a CDS encoding HD domain-containing protein, whose product MTNTPPTLSNRLHDGVLALPSGPLVEASLAAARAAVHPSVLNHSIRGFYWARLFAAHRGVLNDADYNEELLFAANVMHDLGTGPDAPGRLRFEMEGADLAAAVLTGLGAPAGDVDKVWEAIALHTTPQIPERMGLLTYLTYEAIWIDFGKNADLVAGEQERIHAAYPRLEMVRNLTEEVLAHGARSETAAPPYAIAYHLAQERAAHGVTSMERGVVSGPWGE is encoded by the coding sequence ATGACCAACACTCCTCCTACCCTCTCGAACAGGCTGCACGACGGCGTACTCGCTCTCCCTTCCGGGCCGCTGGTCGAGGCGAGCCTCGCCGCCGCCCGCGCCGCGGTGCATCCGTCCGTGCTGAACCACAGCATTCGCGGCTTCTACTGGGCCCGCCTGTTCGCCGCCCACAGGGGAGTTCTGAACGACGCGGACTACAACGAGGAGCTCCTCTTCGCCGCCAACGTGATGCACGACCTGGGAACGGGCCCGGACGCACCGGGCCGACTCCGGTTCGAGATGGAAGGCGCCGATCTCGCCGCCGCCGTGCTGACCGGTCTCGGAGCCCCCGCCGGAGACGTCGACAAGGTCTGGGAAGCCATCGCGCTTCACACCACTCCGCAGATCCCCGAACGCATGGGGCTGCTGACCTACCTGACCTACGAAGCCATCTGGATCGACTTCGGCAAGAACGCCGACCTCGTGGCCGGGGAACAGGAGCGCATCCATGCCGCGTATCCGCGGCTGGAGATGGTCCGCAATCTGACCGAAGAAGTCCTCGCCCACGGTGCCCGCTCCGAGACGGCCGCGCCTCCCTACGCGATCGCCTACCACCTTGCGCAGGAGCGGGCAGCCCACGGCGTCACCTCCATGGAGCGTGGCGTGGTCAGCGGACCGTGGGGTGAGTAG